The following are from one region of the Sorghum bicolor cultivar BTx623 chromosome 2, Sorghum_bicolor_NCBIv3, whole genome shotgun sequence genome:
- the LOC8057303 gene encoding putative lipid-transfer protein DIR1, protein MAKAQALAALLIAMLALATMESADAICGMANEDFKLCQPAASVSDPTDSPSAECCAALGKADLGCICRYKGVAGIWMRIYHIDPSRAMALPGKCGLTMPSNCS, encoded by the coding sequence ATGGCAAAAGCACAGGCATTAGCTGCGCTGCTCATCGCCATGTTGGCCCTCGCCACAATGGAGAGCGCCGACGCAATCTGCGGCATGGCGAACGAGGACTTCAAGCTGTGCCAGCCCGCGGCATCGGTGAGTGACCCGACGGACAGCCCGTCGGCGGAGTGCTGCGCTGCGCTGGGCAAGGCTGACCTTGGGTGCATCTGCCGCTACAAGGGTGTCGCCGGCATATGGATGAGGATCTACCACATCGACCCCAGCCGCGCTATGGCGCTGCCGGGCAAATGTGGCCTTACAATGCCCAGCAACTGCTCGTGA